One Keratinibaculum paraultunense genomic window carries:
- a CDS encoding aminopeptidase P family protein — MEVKERINNLRKLMKQRGITAYIIPTSDPHQSEYLADHYKTRVWISGFTGSAGTVVVTEDEAILWTDGRYFIQAEKELKDSGIKLYKIGIPGFPTYIEWLKDNLKEGDTVGFDGKTYAQKDAEKLEKELGKKGIKLVDEYDLVGELWADRPEPPKSKVFVHDVKYAGKTAKQKIEEVRKEMDKEGATHFLIGSLDDIAWLYNIRGRDVKNNPVVISYALISMDNAWLFVDSDKIDDEVRKHLNENGVEIEEYNKVKEYVGNIEKGSKIFLDPAMINRWLYKGIPEDCEIIEGTNITTKLKAIKNDVEIKNQRNAYIKDGVALVKFMYWLDKNVGKMEITEVSAAEKLEEFRKEQEGFIEPSFDTIAAYKENAAMMHYKAEEGKSNYKLKKEKMFLVDSGGQYFDGTTDITRTIVLGNITEEEKRDFTLTLKGHINLINARFLYGSTGSNLDTLARYPLWQEGLDYKCGTGHGVGFLLSVHEGPHSISSRPNTVTLEEGMIVTVEPGVYKEGKHGIRIENVAVIEKDINTDSGQFMKFEVLSYCPIDLDGIDVELLTEEERKWLNKYHKQVYEKLSPYLNEEEKEWLKEQTRSI, encoded by the coding sequence ATGGAAGTAAAAGAAAGGATAAATAATTTAAGAAAATTGATGAAACAAAGAGGAATTACAGCTTACATAATTCCAACATCTGATCCTCATCAATCAGAGTATTTAGCAGATCATTATAAAACAAGGGTATGGATTTCTGGTTTTACAGGTTCAGCTGGTACTGTGGTAGTAACAGAGGATGAGGCAATTCTTTGGACTGATGGCAGGTACTTTATTCAAGCAGAAAAAGAATTAAAAGATAGCGGGATTAAGTTATATAAAATAGGTATTCCAGGTTTTCCAACTTATATTGAATGGCTTAAAGATAATTTAAAAGAAGGAGATACAGTAGGATTTGATGGAAAAACTTATGCTCAAAAAGATGCAGAAAAGTTAGAAAAAGAACTTGGGAAAAAAGGAATTAAATTGGTAGATGAATATGATTTAGTTGGAGAATTATGGGCTGATAGACCTGAACCTCCAAAGAGCAAGGTTTTTGTTCATGATGTAAAATATGCAGGTAAAACTGCTAAACAGAAGATAGAAGAAGTAAGAAAAGAGATGGACAAAGAAGGAGCTACTCATTTTTTAATAGGAAGCCTTGATGATATAGCATGGCTTTATAACATTAGAGGAAGAGATGTAAAAAATAACCCAGTAGTTATTTCTTATGCATTGATTTCAATGGATAACGCATGGTTATTTGTAGATAGTGATAAAATAGATGATGAGGTTAGGAAACATTTAAATGAAAATGGAGTAGAGATCGAGGAATATAATAAAGTAAAAGAGTATGTGGGAAATATAGAAAAAGGAAGCAAGATATTTTTAGATCCGGCAATGATAAATAGATGGCTTTACAAGGGGATACCTGAAGATTGTGAAATAATTGAAGGTACAAATATAACTACAAAGTTAAAAGCTATAAAAAATGATGTGGAAATAAAAAATCAGAGAAATGCTTATATTAAAGATGGAGTTGCATTAGTAAAGTTTATGTATTGGCTAGATAAAAATGTAGGAAAGATGGAGATTACTGAAGTATCTGCTGCAGAAAAATTAGAAGAATTTAGAAAAGAACAGGAAGGATTTATTGAACCAAGTTTTGATACTATTGCTGCATATAAAGAAAATGCAGCTATGATGCATTATAAAGCAGAAGAGGGAAAATCAAATTACAAGTTAAAAAAGGAGAAAATGTTTTTAGTAGATTCTGGTGGTCAGTATTTTGATGGAACTACAGATATTACTAGGACTATTGTATTAGGAAATATAACAGAAGAAGAAAAAAGAGATTTTACCCTTACATTGAAAGGGCATATAAATTTAATCAATGCAAGATTTTTATATGGTTCAACAGGTTCCAACTTAGATACATTAGCTAGATATCCATTGTGGCAAGAAGGTTTAGATTATAAATGTGGAACTGGACATGGAGTGGGATTTTTATTAAGTGTTCACGAAGGTCCTCATAGTATTTCTAGTAGACCAAATACAGTAACTTTAGAAGAAGGTATGATTGTAACAGTAGAACCAGGAGTTTATAAAGAAGGAAAACATGGAATTAGGATTGAAAATGTAGCTGTCATTGAAAAAGATATAAATACAGATTCAGGACAATTTATGAAATTTGAAGTCTTATCTTACTGCCCTATAGATTTAGATGGAATAGATGTAGAACTATTAACAGAAGAAGAAAGAAAATGGCTAAATAAGTATCATAAACAAGTATACGAAAAATTGTCTCCTTATTTAAATGAAGAAGAAAAAGAGTGGTTAAAAGAACAAACTAGAAGTATATAA
- the cobO gene encoding cob(I)yrinic acid a,c-diamide adenosyltransferase yields MKGYIHIYTGNGKGKTTASLGLAVRAALADKKVFIGQFIKGMEYSELKLPDYIPNIKIYQFGRDCFIYNEPTEEDILAARQGLDICREVLKEGEWDVVILDELNIALYYNLFQVQEVLEILDNKKENVEVVITGRYAPKELIDKADLVTEMVEIKHYYNQGVEARKGVEY; encoded by the coding sequence ATGAAAGGATATATACATATATATACAGGTAATGGTAAGGGTAAAACTACTGCTAGTTTAGGTTTAGCAGTAAGGGCAGCTCTTGCTGATAAGAAAGTGTTTATTGGGCAATTTATAAAAGGGATGGAATATAGCGAATTAAAGTTACCAGATTACATACCAAATATAAAAATATATCAATTCGGTAGAGATTGTTTTATTTATAATGAACCCACAGAAGAGGATATATTAGCTGCTCGTCAAGGTTTAGATATTTGCAGAGAAGTGTTAAAAGAAGGGGAATGGGATGTAGTTATACTGGATGAATTAAATATTGCCCTTTATTATAATTTGTTTCAAGTTCAGGAGGTACTAGAGATTTTAGACAATAAGAAAGAGAATGTAGAGGTAGTTATTACTGGCAGATATGCACCAAAGGAATTAATAGATAAGGCAGACTTGGTAACAGAAATGGTAGAAATTAAACATTACTATAATCAAGGAGTAGAAGCTAGAAAAGGGGTAGAATATTAA
- the hydG gene encoding [FeFe] hydrogenase H-cluster radical SAM maturase HydG: MYNFKTYDKDFINDQEIFDLLEKGKNPDPAEIRNIIAKSLDKVRLEPQETAKLLQVEDPDLLEEIFEAARKLKQEIYGNRIVFFAPLYIGNKCVNNCLYCGFRKDNDAIVRKTLTAEELKEQVEILESKGHKRLILVYGEHTCYDADFIAETINIVYETKKDKGEIRRVNINAAPMDVEGYKKLKEAGIGTFQIFQETYNHDIYKKLHPQNTIKGDYSWRLYGLDRAMEAGIDDVGIGALFGLYYWKFEVMGLLFHTIHLEETFGVGPHTISFPRIEPAINTEFYDQTKYKVSDEDFKKIISIIRLSVPYTGMILTARESPEVRKEMIPLGISQIDAGSRIGIGGYKKDDYIPEKEQFQLGDMRSLDEVIKEMCDFGYLTSFCTACYRSGRTGDEFMDIAKPGNIQNFCIPNGILTFKEYLLDYASEETRKAGEKLIECELEKIENTNPEKKKMIEEKLKLIDEGKRDVYV, from the coding sequence ATGTATAATTTTAAAACTTATGATAAAGATTTTATAAATGATCAAGAGATATTTGACCTTCTTGAAAAAGGGAAAAATCCAGACCCAGCAGAAATAAGAAATATAATTGCCAAATCCCTTGATAAAGTAAGACTTGAACCTCAAGAAACAGCAAAACTCCTTCAAGTTGAAGATCCTGATCTATTAGAAGAAATATTTGAAGCTGCAAGAAAGTTAAAACAAGAAATATATGGAAATAGGATTGTGTTTTTTGCACCACTATACATTGGAAATAAATGTGTAAACAATTGCCTATACTGTGGATTTAGAAAAGATAATGATGCTATAGTTAGAAAAACTCTAACAGCAGAAGAATTAAAAGAACAAGTAGAAATTTTAGAAAGCAAAGGTCACAAAAGATTAATACTTGTTTATGGTGAGCATACTTGCTATGATGCTGATTTTATTGCCGAAACTATAAATATAGTATATGAAACTAAAAAAGATAAAGGTGAAATAAGAAGAGTAAATATAAATGCAGCCCCTATGGATGTAGAAGGCTATAAAAAATTAAAAGAAGCAGGAATAGGTACATTCCAAATATTTCAAGAAACTTATAATCATGATATATACAAAAAACTACATCCTCAAAATACCATTAAAGGAGATTATTCTTGGAGATTGTATGGATTAGATAGAGCTATGGAAGCTGGAATTGACGATGTGGGAATTGGAGCACTATTTGGTCTATATTACTGGAAATTTGAAGTTATGGGATTATTATTCCACACAATCCATCTAGAAGAAACCTTTGGAGTAGGACCTCATACCATATCATTTCCAAGAATAGAACCCGCTATAAACACAGAATTCTACGACCAAACAAAATACAAAGTATCCGATGAAGACTTTAAAAAAATAATATCTATAATTCGTCTTTCAGTACCATATACTGGTATGATATTAACTGCTAGAGAAAGTCCCGAAGTTAGAAAAGAGATGATTCCTCTTGGAATATCTCAAATAGATGCTGGCTCAAGAATTGGAATTGGTGGATATAAAAAAGATGACTATATACCTGAAAAAGAACAGTTTCAACTTGGGGATATGCGTTCTTTAGATGAAGTAATAAAGGAAATGTGCGATTTTGGATATTTAACATCCTTCTGTACTGCCTGCTATAGATCTGGTAGAACTGGAGATGAGTTCATGGATATAGCAAAACCAGGAAATATTCAAAACTTCTGTATACCTAATGGAATATTAACCTTTAAAGAATATTTATTAGACTATGCTTCAGAAGAAACAAGAAAAGCTGGAGAAAAATTAATTGAATGTGAACTTGAAAAAATAGAAAATACAAATCCTGAAAAGAAAAAAATGATTGAAGAAAAATTAAAATTAATAGATGAGGGTAAAAGGGATGTTTATGTATAA
- a CDS encoding TM1266 family iron-only hydrogenase system putative regulator — protein sequence MKKRIAIISAILEEPEKIQFDFNKLISNYKDIVRGRMGIPFHEDNISVICIIVVGTLDEINSLTGKLGNLDNCIVKTSISKKEIDR from the coding sequence TTGAAAAAAAGAATAGCTATTATAAGTGCTATATTAGAAGAACCGGAGAAGATACAATTTGATTTTAATAAATTAATTTCAAATTATAAAGATATTGTCAGAGGAAGAATGGGAATCCCTTTTCATGAAGATAATATATCTGTAATTTGTATTATAGTTGTAGGAACGCTAGATGAAATAAATAGCCTTACAGGAAAACTTGGAAATTTAGATAATTGTATAGTTAAAACTTCTATATCTAAAAAGGAAATAGATAGATGA
- the nadE gene encoding NAD(+) synthase, with the protein MEEIKNFIKTNIEKYMFNGAVIGISGGLDSAVVGKLLVDSIGRDKVYGLILPERDSSPETVDDAKLVCDYLGIEYKIINITGILRKLGIYSLKPPAFPFPKSVQSIYSRNIWRKEKNPFIQDLTTQGDEKFLEALAYYRTKPRIRSTVLYFEAEKINYAVIGCINKTEYTIGFYTKWGDEACDIEPIRHLYKTEVLELAKKLNIPQKIIDKKPSPDIAPGITDEFALGIDYAELDRILMKIERKEDLSSENEDSVEKIKEMLKFKDFREAKQLHL; encoded by the coding sequence ATGGAAGAAATAAAAAATTTTATTAAAACTAATATAGAAAAATATATGTTCAATGGAGCGGTGATTGGTATAAGTGGCGGACTTGACTCAGCTGTAGTGGGAAAGCTTTTAGTAGACTCCATAGGTAGAGACAAAGTATATGGTCTAATACTTCCTGAAAGGGATTCAAGCCCTGAAACTGTAGATGATGCTAAACTAGTATGTGATTATTTGGGAATAGAATATAAAATAATAAATATAACTGGAATATTGAGAAAACTAGGAATATATTCTTTAAAACCTCCTGCCTTCCCTTTTCCAAAGTCAGTCCAAAGTATATATTCTAGAAATATATGGAGAAAAGAAAAAAATCCATTCATCCAAGATTTAACTACTCAAGGAGATGAAAAATTTCTAGAAGCCTTAGCTTATTATCGTACTAAGCCAAGAATAAGGTCTACTGTATTATACTTTGAAGCAGAAAAAATAAACTATGCTGTAATTGGTTGCATCAATAAAACTGAATATACTATAGGTTTTTATACTAAATGGGGAGATGAAGCATGTGATATTGAACCTATACGCCATCTATATAAAACTGAGGTACTTGAGTTAGCTAAAAAATTAAACATACCTCAAAAGATAATTGATAAAAAACCTAGTCCAGATATAGCTCCTGGAATTACTGATGAATTTGCACTAGGAATAGACTATGCTGAACTAGATAGAATACTTATGAAAATAGAAAGAAAAGAGGATTTGTCTTCTGAGAATGAAGATAGCGTAGAAAAAATTAAAGAAATGTTAAAATTTAAAGATTTTAGAGAAGCTAAACAATTACATTTATAA
- a CDS encoding YihY/virulence factor BrkB family protein, translating to MKLIYNLKNNVSKHKNKKWYRFLEELLCRIKEDEVTAIGGQLTYFLILSIFPFLIFFLNLLSYTSITQKGILSNLLIVLPIETQILLESIINEIMNSSSQTLLSLGIILTIWTGSLGITSIIRAVNKAYNVKKKRPYWRLKGLSILFTIILALLLMLVLTMLVFGEIIGKKIFAYLGATHVFYYIWELLRIIIPFISMILIFALIYKLSPTPEEGLNIKFSQTLPGAIFTTTGWIIASMIFSIYVNNFANYSKTYGSIGGIIVLLLWLYITSIMIVLGGEINGAYASITKGTGVKDCDEEGK from the coding sequence TTGAAATTAATATATAATCTTAAAAATAATGTAAGTAAACATAAAAATAAAAAATGGTATAGATTTTTAGAGGAACTTTTATGTCGAATAAAAGAAGATGAAGTAACAGCTATAGGCGGACAGCTTACATATTTTTTAATACTATCCATATTCCCTTTTTTAATATTCTTTCTTAATCTATTAAGCTATACCTCCATTACTCAAAAAGGAATACTAAGTAATCTATTGATTGTACTTCCTATAGAAACTCAAATTTTACTTGAAAGTATAATAAATGAAATTATGAATTCTAGTTCTCAAACACTACTATCTTTGGGAATAATTCTTACTATATGGACTGGTTCTTTAGGAATAACATCCATAATAAGAGCAGTAAATAAAGCATATAATGTGAAGAAAAAAAGACCTTACTGGCGCCTTAAAGGGTTATCTATTCTATTTACTATAATACTAGCCTTGTTATTAATGTTAGTATTAACCATGCTAGTGTTTGGTGAAATAATAGGGAAAAAAATATTTGCATATTTAGGAGCTACACATGTTTTTTATTATATATGGGAACTTTTAAGGATTATAATTCCTTTCATATCTATGATACTTATATTTGCTTTAATATATAAGTTAAGCCCTACTCCCGAAGAAGGACTGAATATAAAATTTAGTCAAACCTTACCTGGCGCTATTTTTACAACTACAGGGTGGATCATAGCTTCAATGATATTTTCCATATATGTAAACAATTTTGCCAACTACTCCAAAACCTATGGTAGTATTGGGGGAATTATAGTACTGCTACTATGGCTATATATAACAAGTATAATGATAGTACTAGGTGGAGAAATAAATGGAGCCTATGCTTCCATAACAAAAGGTACAGGAGTAAAAGATTGTGATGAAGAAGGAAAATAA
- the hydF gene encoding [FeFe] hydrogenase H-cluster maturation GTPase HydF gives MYKPTISIYGKRNAGKSSLLNAITEQEVSIVSSIEGTTTDPVKKSMELTPVGPVVFIDTAGIDDKGELGNLRIKKSLDTARRTNIAIYVMDILDIDKEYLNNMEILFKKYNIPYILVINKIDMVDENYIDKLKLEYPHGIFVSSTKRINIDKLKQELIKKIEEVEADPPIVGDLVPYNGKVILVVPIDKQAPKGRLILPQVQVIRDCIDNGIKCYVLRDTELKSGLEDLEDVDLVITDSQIFKKVDKIVPKDIKLTSFSILFARHKGDLKKLVDGVKTINTLKNNDNILIAENCTHNTTHEDIGRVKIPTLLQKKTGKKLNFHFKTGYDFSENLEKYSLVIHCGGCMVNRKEIQSRIMLCNEKQVPITNYGVLLAYLNDILDRTLEIFDY, from the coding sequence ATGTATAAACCTACAATATCCATATATGGAAAGAGGAATGCTGGAAAATCTTCACTACTAAATGCCATAACAGAACAAGAAGTTTCCATTGTAAGCTCCATAGAAGGAACTACTACAGATCCTGTTAAAAAATCTATGGAATTGACTCCAGTAGGACCTGTTGTATTTATAGATACAGCAGGTATTGATGATAAAGGAGAACTAGGTAATTTAAGAATTAAAAAAAGCCTAGATACTGCAAGGAGAACTAATATAGCAATATATGTAATGGATATATTGGATATTGACAAAGAATATCTAAACAATATGGAAATATTATTTAAAAAATATAATATACCATATATTTTAGTCATAAATAAAATAGATATGGTAGATGAAAATTATATAGATAAATTAAAATTGGAATATCCCCATGGCATATTTGTATCATCTACTAAAAGAATAAATATAGATAAATTAAAACAAGAATTAATAAAAAAGATAGAAGAAGTAGAAGCTGATCCTCCCATCGTTGGAGATTTAGTTCCTTATAATGGAAAAGTTATACTTGTTGTACCAATAGACAAACAAGCACCTAAAGGAAGGCTTATACTTCCTCAAGTTCAAGTAATAAGGGATTGTATAGATAATGGAATAAAATGCTATGTATTAAGAGATACAGAACTTAAAAGTGGATTAGAAGATTTAGAAGATGTAGATTTAGTTATAACAGATTCACAGATATTTAAAAAAGTAGATAAAATAGTACCTAAAGATATAAAATTGACTTCTTTTTCAATCTTATTTGCTAGACACAAAGGTGATTTAAAAAAATTGGTAGATGGTGTAAAAACTATAAATACATTAAAAAATAACGACAATATACTTATAGCTGAAAACTGTACCCATAATACTACTCACGAAGACATAGGGAGAGTAAAAATTCCCACTCTCCTTCAGAAAAAAACAGGCAAAAAATTAAATTTCCATTTCAAAACTGGATATGATTTTAGTGAAAATCTAGAAAAATATAGTTTAGTAATTCACTGTGGTGGATGTATGGTAAATAGAAAGGAAATACAAAGTAGAATTATGTTATGTAATGAAAAACAAGTTCCAATCACCAACTATGGGGTACTTCTTGCTTATTTAAATGATATATTAGATAGAACTTTAGAAATATTTGATTATTAG
- a CDS encoding alpha/beta hydrolase family protein, whose amino-acid sequence MEKLLLEDFTKYKFLSNIKYSPKGDKIAFTLHRMDLEENKYLSNIYVYDLKGKDSMKLTSNDSENSFIFKDNDTLLFPTIRDEKDKKRKEKGEDFTPFYEISLKGGEANKIFEIPLNVLDIKIIDDQNYLLLALYDINKPNLKNLSKEEKEKVLEKYKEEKDYEVLDEIPFWSNGQGFTNKKRARLYIYNIKEDELTPITDHFTNVSCFNLNKDKSQVVLIANSFIDKMKLSNDLYIYHIKEKHLEKITHEEPFSYSYADFLEDEIIFVGSNMKSYGINENPHIYLMKGNRDINMLTPTDFDYSLYNSVGSDCRYGNSTSIKVDGKYLYFVTTEYDSSFINRINRNGDIEKLTIEKGSIDGFDVFDEKIIFIGLRGLKLQELYALNNYKEKQLTNFNEWVVENKKLSTPEKINFETENGINIEGWILKPVDFDENKKYPGILDIHGGPKTVYGEVFFHEMQYWANEGYVVFFCNPRGSDGRGNEFADIRGKYGTIDYDDIMKFTDIVLEKYPFIDEDRLGVTGGSYGGFMTNWIIGHTKRFKAAASQRSISNWISKFATTDIGYFFVEDQQASTPWKDVEKLWFHSPLKYADKVVTPTLFIHSEEDYRCWLAEGLQMFTSLKYHGVESKLVLFKGENHELSRSGKPKHRVRRLKEITQWFNKHLK is encoded by the coding sequence GTGGAAAAATTATTGTTAGAAGATTTTACTAAGTATAAATTTTTATCCAATATTAAATATTCTCCTAAAGGTGATAAAATAGCCTTCACCCTGCATCGTATGGATCTAGAGGAGAATAAGTATCTTTCCAATATATATGTATATGATCTTAAAGGAAAGGATTCAATGAAACTAACTTCTAATGATTCAGAGAATAGTTTCATATTTAAAGACAATGATACCCTGCTTTTCCCAACTATAAGAGATGAAAAAGATAAAAAAAGAAAAGAAAAAGGAGAAGATTTTACCCCCTTTTATGAAATATCTCTAAAAGGTGGAGAAGCTAATAAAATCTTTGAAATTCCCCTTAATGTATTAGATATAAAAATAATAGATGATCAAAATTATCTATTATTAGCCTTATATGATATAAATAAACCTAATTTAAAAAATTTATCTAAAGAAGAAAAAGAAAAAGTATTAGAGAAATATAAAGAAGAAAAAGATTATGAAGTATTAGATGAAATCCCATTTTGGAGTAATGGACAAGGTTTTACCAACAAAAAAAGAGCCAGATTATATATCTATAACATAAAAGAAGATGAGCTTACACCTATTACTGATCATTTTACTAATGTAAGTTGTTTTAATTTAAATAAAGATAAATCCCAAGTAGTACTTATAGCTAATTCTTTCATAGATAAAATGAAATTATCAAATGATCTATACATATACCATATAAAAGAAAAACATTTAGAAAAAATAACCCATGAAGAACCATTTAGCTATTCCTATGCTGACTTTTTAGAAGATGAAATAATATTTGTAGGCTCCAATATGAAATCTTATGGAATTAATGAAAATCCTCATATATATCTTATGAAAGGAAATAGGGACATAAATATGTTAACTCCCACAGATTTTGACTATAGTCTATATAATTCCGTAGGCTCTGATTGTAGATATGGAAATAGTACTTCAATTAAAGTTGATGGAAAATATTTATATTTTGTTACTACTGAATATGACAGTTCTTTTATAAATAGAATAAATAGAAATGGAGACATAGAAAAACTCACCATAGAAAAAGGTTCTATTGATGGATTTGATGTATTTGATGAAAAAATAATATTTATAGGTCTTAGAGGTCTTAAGTTACAGGAATTATATGCATTAAATAATTACAAAGAAAAGCAACTTACTAACTTTAACGAATGGGTAGTGGAAAATAAAAAACTATCTACTCCAGAAAAAATAAACTTTGAAACTGAAAATGGAATAAACATAGAAGGTTGGATATTAAAGCCTGTTGATTTTGATGAAAATAAAAAATACCCTGGTATATTGGATATACATGGTGGTCCTAAAACTGTATATGGAGAAGTGTTTTTCCATGAAATGCAGTATTGGGCTAATGAAGGCTATGTAGTGTTTTTCTGTAATCCTCGTGGAAGTGATGGTAGAGGAAATGAATTTGCTGACATAAGAGGGAAATATGGTACCATTGATTATGATGATATAATGAAATTTACAGATATTGTTTTAGAAAAATATCCTTTTATAGATGAAGATAGATTAGGAGTTACTGGCGGTTCCTATGGCGGATTTATGACCAACTGGATTATAGGACATACTAAAAGATTTAAAGCTGCAGCCTCTCAAAGAAGTATATCCAACTGGATATCCAAATTTGCCACTACAGATATTGGATACTTCTTTGTGGAAGATCAACAAGCAAGTACTCCATGGAAAGATGTAGAAAAATTATGGTTCCACTCCCCTTTAAAATATGCAGATAAAGTAGTCACTCCTACTTTATTCATACATTCAGAAGAAGACTATCGTTGCTGGTTAGCAGAAGGCTTACAGATGTTTACCTCTTTGAAATATCATGGAGTAGAATCTAAATTAGTGTTATTTAAAGGTGAAAATCATGAATTAAGTAGATCTGGAAAGCCAAAACATAGAGTTAGAAGATTGAAAGAAATAACCCAATGGTTTAATAAGCATTTAAAATAG
- the hydE gene encoding [FeFe] hydrogenase H-cluster radical SAM maturase HydE, with the protein MKKLLRKLYDENNLKREEIIYLLNNITKDMYPIIFEMAQNTVKNIYGNRIFIRGLMEFSNYCRNNCIYCGIRKDNKYVDRYRLSKDEIIYSLEEAHYLGYRTFVLQSGEDMYYTSELMVEIIQEIKTKFPDTALTLSIGERDFYEYEMFFNAGVDRFLLRHETATPNLYSMLHPNMSFENRKACLYNLKKLGYQVGAGFIVGLPYEDNEVIADNLLFLKELNPEMIGIGPLVPHPQTPLHRMKPGSVQKTLLFIALTRLFVPKALMPVTTALNTLDEDGIEKGIKAGGNVLMLNLSPIHVRNKYEIYKNKESRDVSEIKSIEKRINNIGYIIDMSRGDHIDWLK; encoded by the coding sequence ATGAAAAAATTATTAAGAAAATTATATGATGAAAACAATTTAAAAAGAGAAGAAATAATATATTTACTAAATAATATAACTAAAGATATGTACCCTATAATATTTGAAATGGCTCAAAATACTGTAAAAAATATATATGGAAATAGAATATTTATAAGAGGTCTTATGGAGTTTTCTAATTATTGTAGAAATAACTGTATATATTGTGGCATAAGAAAAGACAACAAATATGTAGATAGATATAGATTATCAAAAGATGAAATTATTTATTCCCTTGAAGAGGCTCATTATTTAGGCTATAGAACCTTTGTGCTTCAAAGTGGTGAAGATATGTATTATACAAGTGAACTTATGGTGGAAATTATACAAGAAATTAAAACTAAATTTCCTGATACTGCTTTAACTCTATCCATTGGAGAAAGAGATTTTTATGAATATGAAATGTTTTTTAATGCAGGAGTTGATAGATTCTTGCTCCGTCACGAAACAGCTACACCAAATTTATATAGTATGCTTCATCCTAATATGAGCTTTGAAAACAGAAAAGCATGCCTTTATAATCTAAAAAAACTAGGCTATCAAGTAGGAGCAGGATTTATAGTTGGTCTTCCTTATGAAGATAATGAAGTTATAGCAGACAATCTTTTATTTTTAAAAGAATTAAATCCTGAAATGATAGGAATTGGTCCCTTAGTTCCTCATCCCCAAACTCCTCTCCATCGTATGAAACCTGGTTCTGTTCAAAAAACATTACTGTTTATAGCTTTAACAAGACTATTTGTACCAAAAGCTTTGATGCCAGTAACAACTGCTTTAAATACCCTTGATGAAGATGGAATTGAAAAAGGGATCAAAGCTGGAGGTAATGTACTAATGCTAAATCTTTCCCCTATTCATGTAAGAAATAAATATGAAATTTATAAAAACAAAGAATCTAGAGATGTTAGTGAAATTAAAAGTATTGAAAAAAGAATTAACAATATTGGTTATATTATTGATATGAGTCGTGGAGACCATATAGACTGGTTAAAATAA